From Poecile atricapillus isolate bPoeAtr1 chromosome 31 unlocalized genomic scaffold, bPoeAtr1.hap1 SUPER_31_unloc_1, whole genome shotgun sequence, a single genomic window includes:
- the FBXO46 gene encoding F-box only protein 46 — MEPNAFPQLQLWCPRPFGTFSQNKPCAPAGAAPAAPRKPLSCRPSENTPPEPPEPGPAPAPAAEDGRVLLDTWYVIKPGNTKEKVAFFVAHQCGTGGAGGTGGRASTMKVKGNWGSDSSKAKRRRRCHDPKAAPGPPWAASSGDAPKDPPKDTPRDTPGDAVGDGASDAPDLLSVAEMVALVERRAALALQSLPRPCDAPAPLVLLEAPGGPECRRVAAAVAQFESQQQHHRERGGGGGGGGGGGRPNGLCRGGSAAECAPGAATAAGPGEVRIAFRISSGREPRAAAAATGAVPERPRALGAKDQITCDLYRLVSPARAGVELLLAAKGDKDGADEAASASATEPSSGAAEGPAAPRDCASGFHVDVVVTGVVDQCVFFGKDSAKQVTEETVRLPDEPPPPGQLFLLPGRHEEPASASSASPGREAGGDPALCRLYRHVSHDFLEIRFKIQRLLEPRQYMLLLPEHVMVKIFSYLPTQALAALKCSCHYFKSIIETFGVQATDSRWNRDPLYRDDPCKQCKKRYERGDVSLCRWHPKPYHHDLPYGRSYWMCCRRPDRDAPGCRTGLHDNNWVNPGGRREDGR, encoded by the coding sequence ATGGAGCCCAACGCCTTCCcgcagctgcagctgtggtgCCCGCGGCCCTTTGGCACCTTCTCGCAGAACAAGCCATGCGCCCCCGCCGGAGCcgcccccgcagccccccgcaAACCCCTGAGCTGCCGCCCCTCCGAGAACacccccccggagccccccgagcccggcccggcgccgGCGCCGGCGGCCGAGGACGGCCGGGTGTTGCTGGACACGTGGTACGTCATCAAACCGGGCAACACCAAGGAGAAGGTGGCTTTCTTCGTGGCCCACCAGTGCGGCACCGGCGGCGCCGGCGGCACCGGAGGCCGCGCCAGCACCATGAAGGTCAAGGGCAACTGGGGCAGTGACAGCTCCAAAGCCAAGCGGCGCCGGCGCTGCCACGACCCCAAAGCTGCGCCCGGCCCGCCCTGGGCCGCCAGCTCCGGTGACGCCCCCAAGGACCCTCCTaaggacacccccagggacacccccggCGACGCCGTCGGGGACGGCGCCAGCGACGCCCCGGACCTGCTGTCGGTGGCGGAGATGGTGGCGCTGGTGGAGCGGCGAGCGGCGctggccctgcagagcctgccCCGGCCCTGCGACGCTCCGGCCccgctggtgctgctggaggcgCCCGGTGGCCCCGAGTGCCGGCGCGTGGCCGCGGCCGTGGCCCAGTTCGAAtcgcagcagcagcaccaccgggagcgcggcggcggcggcggcggcggcggcggcggcggccggccCAACGGGCTGTGCCGCGGCGGATCCGCGGCGGAGTGCGCGCCGGGAGCGGCCacggcggcggggcccggcgaGGTGAGGATCGCCTTCCGCATCTCCAGCGGGCGGGAGCCCCGAGCGGCCGCCGCGGCCACCGGCGCCGTCCCCGAGCGGCCCCGCGCGCTGGGCGCCAAGGACCAGATCACCTGCGACCTGTACCGGCTGGTCAGCCCGGCGCGCGCCGgcgtggagctgctgctggccgcCAAAGGCGACAAGGACGGCGCCGACGAGGCGGCGTCGGCGTCGGCAACGGAGCCGAGCTCTGGCGCGGCCGAGGGTCCGGCGGCGCCGCGGGACTGCGCGTCCGGCTTCCACGTGGACGTGGTGGTGACGGGCGTGGTGGACCAGTGCGTGTTCTTCGGCAAGGACAGCGCCAAGCAGGTGACGGAGGAGACGGTGCGGCTGCCGGacgagccgccgccgccggggcagctcttcctgctgcccgGCCGGCACGAGGAACCGGCGTCGGCATCGTCGGCGTCGCCGGGCAGGGAGGCCGGCGGGGACCCGGCGCTGTGCCGGCTGTACCGGCACGTGTCCCACGATTTCCTGGAGATCCGTTTCAAGATCCAGCGGCTGCTGGAGCCGCGGCAGtacatgctgctgctgcccgaGCACGTCATGGTGAAGATCTTCAGCTACCTGCCCACGCAGGCGCTGGCCGCCCTCAAGTGCTCGTGCCACTACTTCAAATCCATCATCGAGACTTTCGGCGTGCAGGCCACGGATTCCCGCTGGAACCGCGACCCGCTGTACCGCGACGACCCCTGCAAGCAGTGCAAGAAGCGCTACGAGCGCGGGGACGTGTCCCTGTGCCGCTGGCACCCCAAGCCCTACCACCACGACCTCCCCTACGGCCGCTCCTACTGGATGTGCTGCCGGCGGCCGGACCGGGACGCGCCCGGCTGCCGGACGGGGCTGCACGACAACAACTGGGTGAACCCGGGCGGCCGCAGGGAGGACGGGAGGTGA
- the QPCTL gene encoding glutaminyl-peptide cyclotransferase-like protein isoform X3 produces MRQVPAGSRRPRAAGSSPGPVPGPLPVPVPGRFRGLLPRPPRPARPLLPLLALLAAAAVLFLAWPGGERGTAGPDAPGPPSDEALRSLLSHLDPSRLWGSLLRPLLHERVPGGPGSRAAREHIVSHLRSLGAGWHLELDTFTATTPRGQVTFSSVVATVAPVAARRLALACHYDTKVVASGTFVGATDAAVPCALLLELASALDTHLRRRETQDPPVTLQLLFLDGEEAFGEWSDSDSLYGARHLAARMATRGHPAGSEVTAMSSVSAVWLSCTRPPRLRRFSASAPPRGPSRTTTCPSCSEVSLCCT; encoded by the exons aTGCGCCAGGTCCCGGCCGGGTCGCGCCGCCCGCGGGCCGCGGGTTCGAGTCCCGGTCCGGTCCCGGGGCCACTCCCGGTCCCGGTACCGGGCCGGTTCCGGGGGCTCctcccgcggccgccccgcccggcccggccgctgctgccgctgctggcgctgctggcGGCCGCCGCCGTGCTGTTCCTTGCCTGGCCCGGCGGGGAGCGCGGAACCGCCGGCCCG GACGCCCCCGGCCCCCCTTCGGACGAAGCCCTGCGGAGCCTCCTGTCCCACCTGGACCCCTCCcggctctgggggtccctcctgagacccctcctGCACGAGAGGGTCCCGGGGGGACCCGGCAGCCGCGCGGCCCGGgag CACATCGTGTCCCACCTGCGCTCTCTGGGGGCCGGGTGGCACCTGGAGCTGGACACCTTCACGGCCACCACCCCCCGTGGCCAGGTGACCTTCAGCAGCGTGGTGGCCACGGTGGCCCCGGTGGCCGCGCGGCGCCTGGCGCTGGCCTGTCACTACGACACCAAGGTGGTGGCCTCGGGGACATTCGTGGGTGCCACCGACGCCGCCGTGCCCTGCGccctcctgctggagctggcgAGCGCGCTGGACACGCACCTGCGGCGCAGGGAGACacag gacccccccgtGACGCTGCAGTTGCTGTTCCTGGATGGGGAGGAGGCGTTCGGGGAATGGAGCGACAGCGACTCCTTGTACGGAGCGCGACACCTGGCGGCCAGGATGGCGACACGGGGACACCCCGCGGGGTCAGAGGTCACTGCCATG agcAGCGTCTCCGCCGTCTGGCTCTCCTGCACTCGGCCCCCCCGGCTCCGCCGTTTTTCCGCCTCAGCCCCGCCCCGGGGCCCGTCGAGGACGACCACGTGCCCTTCCTGCAGCGAG gtgtccctgtgctgcacCTGA
- the QPCTL gene encoding glutaminyl-peptide cyclotransferase-like protein isoform X1, whose amino-acid sequence MRQVPAGSRRPRAAGSSPGPVPGPLPVPVPGRFRGLLPRPPRPARPLLPLLALLAAAAVLFLAWPGGERGTAGPDAPGPPSDEALRSLLSHLDPSRLWGSLLRPLLHERVPGGPGSRAAREHIVSHLRSLGAGWHLELDTFTATTPRGQVTFSSVVATVAPVAARRLALACHYDTKVVASGTFVGATDAAVPCALLLELASALDTHLRRRETQDPPVTLQLLFLDGEEAFGEWSDSDSLYGARHLAARMATRGHPAGSEVTAMSLLVLLDLLGGPSPAIHSHFSRTHHWFLRLVTIEQRLRRLALLHSAPPAPPFFRLSPAPGPVEDDHVPFLQRGVPVLHLIPTPFPRVWHTPGDTEDNLHPPTVQDLAKVLVVFVAEFLQL is encoded by the exons aTGCGCCAGGTCCCGGCCGGGTCGCGCCGCCCGCGGGCCGCGGGTTCGAGTCCCGGTCCGGTCCCGGGGCCACTCCCGGTCCCGGTACCGGGCCGGTTCCGGGGGCTCctcccgcggccgccccgcccggcccggccgctgctgccgctgctggcgctgctggcGGCCGCCGCCGTGCTGTTCCTTGCCTGGCCCGGCGGGGAGCGCGGAACCGCCGGCCCG GACGCCCCCGGCCCCCCTTCGGACGAAGCCCTGCGGAGCCTCCTGTCCCACCTGGACCCCTCCcggctctgggggtccctcctgagacccctcctGCACGAGAGGGTCCCGGGGGGACCCGGCAGCCGCGCGGCCCGGgag CACATCGTGTCCCACCTGCGCTCTCTGGGGGCCGGGTGGCACCTGGAGCTGGACACCTTCACGGCCACCACCCCCCGTGGCCAGGTGACCTTCAGCAGCGTGGTGGCCACGGTGGCCCCGGTGGCCGCGCGGCGCCTGGCGCTGGCCTGTCACTACGACACCAAGGTGGTGGCCTCGGGGACATTCGTGGGTGCCACCGACGCCGCCGTGCCCTGCGccctcctgctggagctggcgAGCGCGCTGGACACGCACCTGCGGCGCAGGGAGACacag gacccccccgtGACGCTGCAGTTGCTGTTCCTGGATGGGGAGGAGGCGTTCGGGGAATGGAGCGACAGCGACTCCTTGTACGGAGCGCGACACCTGGCGGCCAGGATGGCGACACGGGGACACCCCGCGGGGTCAGAGGTCACTGCCATG agcctgctggtgctgctggacctgctgggTGGCCCCAGCCCCGCCATCCACAGCCACTTCTCCCGGACCCACCACTGGTTCCTGCGCCTCGTCACCATCG agcAGCGTCTCCGCCGTCTGGCTCTCCTGCACTCGGCCCCCCCGGCTCCGCCGTTTTTCCGCCTCAGCCCCGCCCCGGGGCCCGTCGAGGACGACCACGTGCCCTTCCTGCAGCGAG gtgtccctgtgctgcacCTGATCCCGACGCCGTTCCCGCGGGTGTGGCACACGCcgggggacactgaggacaaTCTGCACCCCCCGACCGTGCAGGACCTGGCCAAGGTCCTGGTGGTCTTTGTGGCCGAGTTCCTGCAGCTCTGA
- the QPCTL gene encoding glutaminyl-peptide cyclotransferase-like protein isoform X2, with the protein MRQVPAGSRRPRAAGSSPGPVPGPLPVPVPGRFRGLLPRPPRPARPLLPLLALLAAAAVLFLAWPGGERGTAGPDAPGPPSDEALRSLLSHLDPSRLWGSLLRPLLHERVPGGPGSRAAREHIVSHLRSLGAGWHLELDTFTATTPRGQVTFSSVVATVAPVAARRLALACHYDTKVVASGTFVGATDAAVPCALLLELASALDTHLRRRETQDPPVTLQLLFLDGEEAFGEWSDSDSLYGARHLAARMATRGHPAGSEVTAMSLLVLLDLLGGPSPAIHSHFSRTHHWFLRLVTIGVPVLHLIPTPFPRVWHTPGDTEDNLHPPTVQDLAKVLVVFVAEFLQL; encoded by the exons aTGCGCCAGGTCCCGGCCGGGTCGCGCCGCCCGCGGGCCGCGGGTTCGAGTCCCGGTCCGGTCCCGGGGCCACTCCCGGTCCCGGTACCGGGCCGGTTCCGGGGGCTCctcccgcggccgccccgcccggcccggccgctgctgccgctgctggcgctgctggcGGCCGCCGCCGTGCTGTTCCTTGCCTGGCCCGGCGGGGAGCGCGGAACCGCCGGCCCG GACGCCCCCGGCCCCCCTTCGGACGAAGCCCTGCGGAGCCTCCTGTCCCACCTGGACCCCTCCcggctctgggggtccctcctgagacccctcctGCACGAGAGGGTCCCGGGGGGACCCGGCAGCCGCGCGGCCCGGgag CACATCGTGTCCCACCTGCGCTCTCTGGGGGCCGGGTGGCACCTGGAGCTGGACACCTTCACGGCCACCACCCCCCGTGGCCAGGTGACCTTCAGCAGCGTGGTGGCCACGGTGGCCCCGGTGGCCGCGCGGCGCCTGGCGCTGGCCTGTCACTACGACACCAAGGTGGTGGCCTCGGGGACATTCGTGGGTGCCACCGACGCCGCCGTGCCCTGCGccctcctgctggagctggcgAGCGCGCTGGACACGCACCTGCGGCGCAGGGAGACacag gacccccccgtGACGCTGCAGTTGCTGTTCCTGGATGGGGAGGAGGCGTTCGGGGAATGGAGCGACAGCGACTCCTTGTACGGAGCGCGACACCTGGCGGCCAGGATGGCGACACGGGGACACCCCGCGGGGTCAGAGGTCACTGCCATG agcctgctggtgctgctggacctgctgggTGGCCCCAGCCCCGCCATCCACAGCCACTTCTCCCGGACCCACCACTGGTTCCTGCGCCTCGTCACCATCG gtgtccctgtgctgcacCTGATCCCGACGCCGTTCCCGCGGGTGTGGCACACGCcgggggacactgaggacaaTCTGCACCCCCCGACCGTGCAGGACCTGGCCAAGGTCCTGGTGGTCTTTGTGGCCGAGTTCCTGCAGCTCTGA